The nucleotide sequence TGACGTCCGGCATCAACCAGAATTGAAAAATCCGGACCGAGAAGTAGTGTGGCATCGCCTTGATCAACATCAATAAAATGGACCTCAAGATTTTGCCGTGTACTTTCTTCAGTCACGACCTCTGAGTTCTCATGGTCATTGCTTCCTCCATTACACGCAACGAGAATGAAGGTTAACATAACAAATACAACGATTTGGAAACTTCTTTTCATACAATCCCCTTTTCTCTTTCAATAATCAATATGTTAGTATACAGCAATCAACACCCGATGAAAAGTTGGTAGTAAAAACAAAAAAAGAGTGCCTTAAAGGTCTGAAATGACCTTTTAAGACACCCTTGTTATAGATGATTACCTAGATGAATTAGTCATGGAAGTTCGTTCCATCTGTTACGGCCTTAATAACGCCAGCACGGATGACGAAGTCCCCAAAGTGTTCCCCTTCTTCTCGTTCTTTTGCATAACGAGCTAAAAGGACACGAAGTTCTTTTAAAATTTCTTCTTCGCCGATGTTTTCACGGTACATCTTACTTAAACGGCTACCATCAAAGGCTGCACCAAGATACATATTGTACTTTCCTGGCGCCTTACCGATAAAGCCAATTTCACCGAGGGCATGACGGGCACAGCCATTTGGACAGCCTGTCATACGAATCGTAATTTCTTTATCACGAAGACCATTTTCATCAACAATCGCTTCAATTTTATCGATTAATGTTGGCAAATAACGCTCTGCTTCAGCCATCGCTAACCCACACGTTGGCAATGACACACATGCCATTGAACTACGACGTAATGCAGAGTACTTCTTGCCATCCGTTAATCCGTATTGTTCGATGAGTTCATTTACTTTTTTCTTCTTCTGACTCGTCACATTTGCAATGACAAGGTTTTGGTTCGCAGTTAAACGAAAATCACCCGTATGAACCTTCGCAATTTCACGAAGACCTGTCATTAGTTGATAATCATCACTGTCGATGATTCGTCCACCTTCAACGAATAGAGTGAAATGCCATCTGCCATTTATGCCTTTGATCCAACCATAACGGTCACCATTATCGTCGAAGTGGTATGGCTTTGCTTCAGCTAATGACCAGCCAAGTCGCTCTTCTAACTCTGCCTTAACATTGTCAAGACCGAGACGATCGACTGTATACTTGAAGCGTGCATTCTTACGTTCAGAACGGTTTCCGTAATCACGTTGAATCGTAATCACTTTTTCCGCTACATCATAGATTTGTTCTGGCGTACAGAAGCCAATTACTTTTGCAAGTTGTGGATACGTCTGTTTGTCACCATGTGACATTCCCATACCGCCACCGATGGCTACATTAAAGCCGATCAGTTTACCGTCTTCAACGATCGCAATGTACCCGAGATCTTGCGAGTAAACATCGATATCATTAGATGGTGGAACCGCAATCCCGATTTTAAACTTACGTGGCAAATAAAGCGGTCCATACATCGGCTCGGCTTCTTCCACATCAGGCGTTCCTGCGACCTTCTCTTCATCTAACCAAATTTCGTGATAAGCTCTTGTACGCGGAAGGAGATCATCACTTAATTTTTTCGACCATTCGTAAACTTCCTCATGAATCTCTGATTGATGTGGATTTGGATTGCACATCACATTTCGGTTCACATCTCCACAAGCAGCAATGGTATCCAACATCGACGCATGAATCTCTTGAATCGTCTTTTTCATGTTCCACTTTAAGATGCCATGCATTTGAAATGCTTGACGAGTCGTCAACTTCAATGTCCCATTTCCATACTTTTGCGCCAGATCATCCATAACGAGCCATTGCTTAGGTGTTGCGACACCACCAGGCGTACGGACACGAAGCATAAATTGATAGGCAGGCTCAAGCTTCTGCTTTTGGCGCTCATTACGTAAATCGCGGTCATCTTGCAAGTAACTACCATGGAATTTCATTAAGCGATTATCATCATCAGAAATTCCTGAGCTAATTTGATCTAACATTGATTCCTTTAATGTCCCGCGTAAATAATCACTTTCTTCTTTTATACGTTCTACATCACTTGGTCGTCCATCAGGTGCTTTTAAAGTTTTATTAACCATGTTAAAAAAACTCCCTTCAATCTAAAATCAATATATATCACGTTGGTAACGCTTTTGTTGTTTCATCTCAGCTAGGTATTCCTCAGCTTGCGCTTGACTCATATTTCCTTCTTTTTCAATAATCTCAAGCAACGTCTGATGAACGTCACGAGCCATATGTGTCTTATCACCGCAAACGTAGACGATCGCTCCTTCTTCGAGCCAAGCGAACAATTCTTTACTATTTTCCTGCATACGATTCTGGACGTATACTTTTTCGTCACCGTCACGAGAAAAGGCAACATCCATTCTTGTCAGTACCCCATCTTTTAACCATTGCTGCCATTCCGTTTGATAAAGGAAGTCTGTGACAAAATGCTGATCTCCGAAGAACATCCAAGACTTACCTTCAATCTCCATTTCTTCACGCTCTTGCATAAACGAACGGAACGGCGCAACCCCTGTACCAGGGCCTACCATAATAATTGGAGTCTCTGGGTTCTCAGGTAAATTAAAGTGTTTATTGGGTTGTATGTAAACCGGTAACGTATCACCTGGCTCCACTCGCTCCGAGCATTGTACGGAGCAAACACCTTTTCGCTCACGACCATGCGCCTCATAGCGTACAGCACCAATCGTAAGATGTACTTCATCTGGGTTGGCTGCGAAACTGCTAGCAATTGAGTAGAGACGTGGAGGAATTTTGCGTAATAATGTGACAAACTGCTCAGCTGTCCCTTTCCATGGGCCGAAGTCACGGATAAAATCTAGTAAATCACGTCCATGTAAATAATCTTTTAATCTTTCTTCATTTCCAGGTGCAACTAATTCTTTTAATTTACCATTATCTGAAATCTCAGCAGCGTTTCTAAGTAATGGTTTCGTAAGAACGGTGATTTCAAAATGTGATGTCAATGCTTCCGAAAGCGGAAGAACATCCCCTTCTTTATTAATGGTCACCTTTTCAGAAGGATCCCATTTCATTTCTTTGATGATTAAATCAACAAGCTCTGGGTCATTTTCTGGGAAAATTCCGAGCGTGTCACCTGGTTCAAAGCTCAAGCCAGACCCTTCAAGTGATAGCTCGAGATGACGAGTTTCCTTATCTGAACCACGACCATTAAGGTTGATATTTTCAAGCACTTCTGCTTGGAACGGGTTCTTTCTTGAGTAAACGACTTCTGGCTCTTGCGGTGTCGTCGGAGCGGTAGTTGATTTTTCTGCAGTGGGTTGACTTTGTGCTCCTTCTAATTCTGAACGAACACCTTCGATCCATTTTGCTGCTGGTTCATCAAACTCAACATCGCAATCGACACGTTTAAATAATCTCTTTCCACCAAGCTCTTCCAGTCGCTTATCAAAGTCGATCCCTGTTTGACAGAAAAACTCATAAGAGCTATCACCTAGAGATAATACAGAAAAGCGGAGACCATCAAGCTTTGGTGCGCGTCTGCCATGTAAAAATTCATGAAAACTCAATGCGTTATCTGGCGGGTCGCCTTCTCCATGTGTACTCACAACAATAAGTAGGTTTTCTAGCTTTTTTAAATTCTTAGGCTTAAAATCACTCATCGATGAAACAGTAACGTTAAACCCTCGACCTTCTAACGTCTTACCTGCCTGTTCAGCCAAGCCTTCTGCATTTCCCGTCTGTGATCCATAAAGGATCGTGACATCTTTAGAAACGGGTTGTGCAGGAGGTTGTGCAGGTGCTGATTCGCCTGAAGGTACCTCTGTTGTTTCTACGTTTGCGTTCGACTGTGATGCGGCTAAATACCCGCTCAGCCATACTTTTTGTGCTTCTGTTAACGTTGGCACAAGGCGGTTGAGGAGCTCCGCCTGTTCCTGATTAAACGGACTATTAATTACCTGAAATTGCAACAATCTCCACCTCACAAAGGATTAAACTTTTCTATTACTATTTAAAAATTGCATTCACTACCAGAGTGAAAAAATAATTTATTTTATCATATACCTATAATTCCTATTAGTCAAATTGGTTTTATGAATCTAGATTACTTTATCCCTTGATAGATCAAGCTTTTTAAAGTTTTGAAAATTTTTGTCGAAGTTCGTTTGCTTATCTAGTTATACTATTGATCTATCGTTCGCAGACGAATAAAACAATCGTTCTGCTCAAGCGTGACAACGACTCTATTTTATCATATTTTCCTAATAGGATGGCAATTATTCAAGTAAGAAATCGATAAATTCTGAGTTTTTTCAACGGTTTTTACCCTTCTGAGATAGAACCTCCTCCCCTTAAACGATCGATCTATTCTTTTCTTTCTGTAACTGTAAAGCGTTCCGCCAATGACAATAGTGATTTAGCTAAACGAGCAAGCCTTATACCTTGTTGGTGTAAACGGTCCATTTCCTCCATTTGATTATCACTGATGGCCAGCATTTCTTCAGTACTAGCTAGCGTTTCTTGTGATACAGAGGAAACTCCATGTGACGCTTGCTCTAATTCCGGTAGCATGCTTTCTAATTCGGTAAGTTCTTGTTGCATCTCTTGGATGTGTTGGCTTACCCCATCTATTTCTGACATTAATTCAGAAAAGGATATTTTTGAGTCATTTGCTCGTTGTTGATTTGCTTTTATCATAGTGAGCATGCTATCAAATTCTTCTGATGCTTCTTTCGTTGCCTCTTCCATCAATGAAATTGATTGTGTAACTTCTTCTGTCGCTTTCGTTGATTGTTCAGCAAGCTTTTGAACTTCACTTGCTACTACCGCAAATCCTCTCCCCGATTCACCAGCTCTTGCTGCTTCAATCGTTGCATTTAAAGCAAGTAACTTCGTTTGTCCAGCAATATCCTCAATGAGACCAATAACCTTAGAAATTGTAAATGAATATTTTTTTACCTTTTGGATCGTTTGATTCATATCATCAAACTCGTTAGCAAACTCCTCGTTCACTCTAATAAGCTGATGTATATGTTTTTCACCTCGTGTTGCCGATGCATTCATATCTTTAGAACTAACGTAGACACTGCCCATCGTCACCGTAATCTTTTCTACTTTTTCATTCATATCTTTAAAATGCTTATCACTCAATTCTGAACTACTTGCTGTTTGCTCGGCCCCTTCCTTTACAACATTTACAGCCTCAATCACTTGTTGGCTCGAGTCAAGCACATGTTCAGACGTTCCTTGTAGGCCAATACCAGTTCGTTCCAACTCTGCGGTTGTCTCTTTCAGATCTTGGATAACGACACGCATGTGATACATCATTGCCTCATAACTTTTATGCAGTGATACAATTTCTGGTAACGTTGTCTTTATTCGTATAGAATGATTAAGATTACCCTCCCTTACCCGTTTCATCGTTTGACGAAGTACAGTTAAAGGGCTTGTTAATGTTCTTACAAAAAGGATCAGAATACATGTTACTAGTATAATACTCGTTCCCATCGTTATCAGCATAAATTCGGCCATTTCATTGACAGTTTTCATATAGGACTGTGTTGAAACAACAACTGCATAAATTCCGTCAATTTCCTGCATTTCCTTAAACGTTATTGTAAATTCCTCACCATCGTTAAACGTCTCGTGAATAAGACCGTTCATTTCTCGCTTTACCGTCGTTAGGACCGATTCTGGCAATGGAGGAAGTTGATGAGCACTTAACTCAAAAGGAACAACTTCATCATTGGTTATGTAGAAAAACTCAGCATCAATACCCTCCTCATTAAGTTTTTGCTGTTGAGTTCGAATATTACGTTCAAGTTGTTGCATGAAGTAGTCCTCATCACTCACATACAAAAATTTCAAATTTTCCGCTATGTGCCCCATTAACTCCACTTCACGAATTAACCGATTTTCAATATTGTTCATCGTCATTTCCTTTGCCTTAATATAAGAACTTATTCCTACAGCACTGATAGATAAAACTAGTAAAGATACAAAGAGAAGTAAAAGACGACTTTTCAAACTCATTCGTTGCAAAACTCGACGGACGAAATGGACATGACCACTCTTCTGTTGTTTACTCACTAACGTATTCAATGCATACCTCCATTAATCTATATCTTTTGACTTGTTTCAACACATGATAACAAGCAACTATTAAGAGGATATAAATATTTAGTAAAATATTGGTCAATTTGCAACATACCCCCAAATAGACTCCTTCTCCGTCGTACAACTATCCTTATGTAGGCATGGGTGGTAAGTCTTCCGTTAACTGGTCCCTTGTTCGGTAGTGCACTACTAACAGCAATTTACAAAAAAAAGTATCCCCTCCTACAAACACGTAGAGGGGATACCTTCCATATACAGTATGGTGTTAGCCATACTCTTTTATTTAACGTTCTTGCTTAATTGATACATGGACATTAATGGCACCGATAGTACTTTCAAGCGGTAATGATACAAATGTTTCAGCCGATCGAAATTTGGAGCTTCCTTCATTAATCACAGGAGGTGTGACATCTATAGTACATGCTTCTTTTGAAAGCTCTGTTGCTGTCGTCCCAGCAATCCAGTTGCCAAACTCCTGAATCGCACTCCACCCCATATCATCAATCGCCTCAATTGTCATTCCACCCATCATCGTACCGATAATCGATTTCGCCGTATCAGCCTCCATTGAACAAATGATTTGACCTTCTAACTGACCATTAACACCAAGAATAACAGAAATCGCTTTCGCGGGAACGCTCGTATCTTTTATAACCACTGGCTCATTCATCGATACTTCCACACCTAGATGGCTTGTTAAGATCGATTTTGTCGCACGAGTAATCGCATTAATATGATTATCTTGCATTCAATATGTCCTCCATAGAATTGTTTAACATAGGACGCTAACCTATCCTAATACCTTTTGAATTGCTTCTAGAACACGATCCGCTTGGAACGGTTTAACGATAAAGTCTTTTGCGCCGGATTGAATCGCATCAATAACCATAGACTGCTGACCCATCGCTGAACACATAATGATCTTTGCATCAGGGTTAATCTTACGAATCTCCTTTAATGCTTCAATGCCATCTTTTTCCGGCATTGTAATATCCATCGTTACTAGATCTGGTTTAAGCTCTTCATACTTTTGGACAGCCTCGTCGCCATTGGCTGCTTCGCCTGCCACTTCATAGTTATTTTTCGTAAGGATATCCTTAATCATCATTCTCATAAAAGCTGCATCATCAACAATTAATACTGAAGCCATGTTAACACCTCTTTAATTCTTTCTAGTAATAAAACTTAACGTTCTCAATCTATGATTTACTCATATAAAATCTTTTCTAAGTTTAATAATGTAAATAAACGATTATCTAGTTTCACAACGCCACGTAAATAATTTTCCTCAACGCCACCAACAACTTCTGGCGTCGGCTCAATTTTCTCATTTGGTATATCAATGACATCATTAGCGCCATCAACAATAAAGCCAATTTCAATATCTTCCTTCGAAATCACCAAAATACGAGTTGCATCATCAAATGGTTTCTCTTCAATTCCAAATCTTTTTCTTAGATTTATGATCGGCGTAATCACTCCTCGTAGGTTCATTACACCGGTGATATAAGGGAAAGTTCTCGGAATTCTCGTAACTGGCTGCATTCGTTCAATCGACTGAATGTAATCCACTTCAATCGCATATTCTTCATCTTTCAATTGAAAGACGATCACTTTTAATTCATTTTTCGTCGCGCTATCATTCGCCATCGACATGATGCCTCCCAACCTAATAAATTACTTAATAAGAGCATTGGTATCTACAATTAGGGCCACTTGACCATTTCCTAATATCGTCGCGCCAGATATTGCAAATACATTTGTTAGGTAATTACCTAATGATTTTAGGACGATATCATGTTGCCCAATGAGAGACTCAACGACAAGTCCGGCCACTTTTTCCCCTTTATTGACGATCACTAAGGAATAGAATTCTTCATCTTCCTCGTCTGTTGGAATCTCAAAAATATCTTTGAGGAACACAAGAGGAACGACTTTCCCTCTAAAGTCAATCACTTTTTGATTATGAGCGCTATATACATCCTTCTTATTCACAATGGCAGTCTCAACAATCGAAGACAAAGGAATCGCATACTTTTCTTTTTGAATTTCAACAAGCATCACATCAATAATCGATAATGTTAACGGAAGTTGAATTGAAAAAACAGAACCCTTCCCTAGTACAGAATCAACGGTAACGACACCACCTAATGATTCGAACGTAGAACGAACAACATCGAGACCAACGCCACGGCCAGATACGTCAGTTACTTTGTCAGCGGTACTAAAACCAGAGGCAAATAACAGCCCATAAATTTGTTGATCTGACATTTTACTTGCGTCATCTTCAGTAACGACACCATTATCTAACGCTTTCTTTAAGACCTTATTACGGTCAATCCCTGCACCATCATCTTCAATTTCAATAAAAACATTATTGCCACTGTGGTATGCCTTTAAGACGACTTTACCTTCTTCAGGCTTTCCAGCTTGACGGCGCTCATCAGGCGTCTCAATTCCATGATCAATCGAATTTCGAATCAAGTGAACGAGCGGATCACCGATTTCATCGATAATGGTTCGATCAAGCTCCGTCTCTGCACCGATAATTTCAAGATTCACTTTCTTCTTTAAGTCCTTTGAAAGGCTGCGTACCATTCGTGGGAAACGATTAAAAACCTGCTCAACAGGCATCATCCGCATATTTAAGATGATTTCCTGAAGATCACCCGAAATTCGACTCATCCGCTCAACCGTTTCATTAAGTTCGTTGTTTTTCAATTCACTAGCAATTTGTTCAAGTCGTCCGCGATCGATCACGAGTTCCTCAAACAAGTTCATTAAGACATCAAGTCTTTCGATATTGACTCGAATCGTTTTGTTCATATCCGTTGGGGTACGTTTCTCTTGATTTTGTTTCGGTTGTTTCGTTGCTTGTGCTGGCTTTGCTTCTTCTTTGGAGGCCTCTTTTTCCTTTGGCTTCGTTTGTGGTTCAGTAAGCTCTTCTACCTCAAGGGCCTCTTTTTCAGAAGATTGTTTTTTTAATTGAGCAACATCAAGTTTATGTACATTAACATCAGTAATTTCAGAGACTTTTCCAATTCTAGCGGCTATTTCATCAGCATCTGTCTTTGATAAGAATGTGACGACAAACTCCTCATCGAATTTTTCTTCCTCTAATTCTTCTACGGACGGAGTTGATTTAATAATTTCACCAATTTGCTCTAATACTTCAAAGACCATAAAGACTCGGGCAGCTTTAAGCATCGTCCTTTCATCAAGCGTGACTTTCACTTGATAAGCGGAATACCCTTGATCACTCGACTGCATAAGCACTGTCAGCTCAAACTGGTCATACGTCTCTGAAAAAGCGTCAGCAGGAGCAGATGGCTTGTCCTCACTAGCCGCTTCATTATCCTCCATAAGTGGTGATTCACCTTTTTCAATTTTTGCAAGTAAACTAATAACAGTCGAAACATCCCTTTTCCCATCACCACCGTTAGAGATATCAACGACCATTGCCTCTAAGTCATCAACAGCATTAAAAATAACATCGACAATGTCCGATGTAGCTTCTAGCTTTTGGTTACGAATTAAGTCCAATACATTTTCCATGTTATGTGTTAGGTTCGCTAAATCTTCGTAGCCCATCGTTGCTGCCATTCCTTTTAATGTATGGGCAGAACGAAAGATTTCACCAACAATGGAAAGGTCATCTGGTTGACTTTCTAATTTTAATAAGTTGTCATTTATCGCTTGTAAATGCTCCTGACTTTCATCAATGAAAACATCTAAATATTCGGAAGTACTCACGACCTTATTCACCTCAATATTTTACAAATCAAACGCTAAATCCCTAATGTTTACTATCTATTATAATAGCACATCTCACTAAAAATAAGTATTTTTTCATAGCGATTCGCAAAATTAACACAATACAGACTTTCTTACTACTAATATGTAAGGTCATTCGGTTCCTGTAATAGAGACAATAATTACGCATCATGCTAACTTTTTAGAACCTACAAGGAACCGTTGCAATCTAAAGTAGAAACCTCATAATTAGTTACATAGACCCACAACCAATCAACCTACTCCCATTGCGTAAACCACTGTTCATACTCACTTGCATCTACATAACCGATGCGACCGACTTCTTGTCCATTTTCATAACGTACGACAGTCGGTGTTTCTGTAATATCAAAGGTTGCCCACCCGCCTTCAAATTCTAGTAAATTAAAGAGCTTCATATCAAGTCCCATCTCCTCAGCCATTGGGACAATAATTGGAGATGTCTGCTCACATGCAGGGCATGTTGGACTGTAATAATAAATCGTCATCGATTCTTGTGCGTTTAAGCGCTCAATTAACTCATCGGGTAAGATAATATTTTCATAGATTGGATCATCAAGCTGATTTATCGTCGCTGAATGCAACGTTTCTTTCTCAAACGGATTTCCCTCCACTCGTTGTTCATTTTTTGTATTTGTCACAAATGCTAAAGCAGCAAAAAGGACAATGATAACACCTAAAAAAATCACTATTTTTTTCATGATTTACGAATCTCCTTTTTTACGTTTATTAAAAGTACGACATGAATAATAAAAATAACAATAAAAGCAACCAACGACAAAAATGGGATCGTGATAAAACCAAACCAATTGATATATTCAAAGGTACAAGGAATTAATCCACAAGAATCATCTGTGCCGATCGTTGAGACTTTTTGTTGAAGATAATGATAGAAAGCAATGCATGCACCTATAAATGATAAGACAGAAACGTAAATCGATTGCATCATATCCTTTCTTATCACCGCAATCGCTAAAATGATCGCAAGCGGGTACATAAAAATTCGCTGAACCCAACAAAGTTCACATGGCGTAAAGCGCATGACCTCTGAAAAATAAAGACTACCAGCTGTGGCTACAACGGCAATTGCCCACGAGATAAAAAGTAACCCTTCCATTTTTTTATTTGCATTCATCACTGATCGGCCTCCATCTTTATCTATTTTATTGCTTCGTTTCCTTTGGAAGGAAGACCACCCTAGGTCAGGCGCTAGCGATCGTGTCGTCGTTTTACAAATGAATCATATTCGCTTTCCGCAAGCGGTTTACTATAATAATAGCCCTGCACTACATCACAGCTATGTTTCATCAAAAAGTCCAATTGTTCCTTTGTTTCCACACCTTCTGCGACGACTTGCAATTTGAGAGTATGGCCTAAGTTAATAATCATCGGAATAATTGCTTCATTATTAGTGCTCATACCAATGCCATCAATAAATGATTTATCAATTTTCAACTCATCAATTGGGAATATACTTAAATATTGCAAAGAGCTATAGCCGGTACCAAAGTCATCAAGACTAATCGTAATACCTAACTGTTTTAACTCATTTAAAATTCTAAGTGTCCGATTAAGATCAATCGTTACACTCTCGGTAATTTCTAAATCTAGTAAGTGCGGTGGAATTCCAGTTTCGTCGATAATCTCAGCAACGCGTTCAACAATATTTTTTTGCATAAATTGACGCAATGAGAGATTCACTGAGATTGGTATTTCCGGATATCCTTCATCAATCCATCGTTTTTTTTGCTTACAGGCCTGACGTAATATCCATTCACCGATAGGGACAATTAACCCCGTCTCCTCTGCAATCGGAATGAATTTAGCTGGTGGTACGAGACCGTTATTAGGGTGATGCCACCTGACTAGCACCTCTACACCAGTCAGCGCTTTCGTGCGTGTGTCAAATTGCGGTTGATAATAAAGCTCAAATTCCTCGCGTTCAAGCGCCTTCCTCAAGTCGTTCTCTACTTGAAACCATTCATTGAAACCACGATTCATTTCTGCTGAATACAATTGTATACGTTCAGCACCGTTTGCCTTCGCTCGGTACATCGCTGCATCCGCGCATTTAATTAATGTTTCTGCATTGGTTCCGTTTTGAGGTAAGGCAGCAATTCCAATGCTCGATGTTAATGTGAACTCATACCCCTCAATATCAAGTGGCAGACTAATGACATCGCGAATTGATTCAGCCACAGCAAATGCCTCGTCGAGGTGGTCCATTTGGGGGATTAACAAGATAAATTCGTCTCCCCCCATGCGTCCAAGGAACTCACTGTTACAGAGACATTCATTGATACGTTTCGTAATTTCCGTTAAGGCAAGGTCACCAAGCACATGCCCTAGCGTGTCATTAATCACTTTAAAACGGTCAATATCAACGAACAGAACGGCTAATTGTTCTTCGGTTTGAATTGCTGCTTCGATTGACTGTTCGAGACGCTCAATAAATAAGCGCCGGTTCGGTAACTCCGTTAAAACATCATCGCCAGTGCGGTTGATCATTTGCCCCTCTTTCGATGTTTCTAGAGACATATATTTCACGACCGTATAGACTGCAGTGACATCCGTGCCTTTAGTAATCGGCACAAACGTTATTTCAACAGTAACCTGATGTGCGGCGACAACGAGCTGTGCAGAGACTTGTTGCGACTTACCTCCTGACAGCTTCGAAAAAGCCGCCTGGACTTGTTCTTTGTCCTTATCCGCCACCCACTGGTCAAATGGAGCTCCGGTCAAGGTCGCTTGAGTTTTCATTAAACGTTTCCATTGATGATTAACAGCGATAACACGCCTCTTCGGATTAAGTAAAAGCACAGCATCTATATGGGCTTCACTTATCTTTCTAAACCACTGAAACTGATGTTCTTCATCTCTTTGTTCCCTCATGACTCCCACAACTTTCTTCAGTAATTTTGCTACTAATATTCTTATATTTTAACATAAACTTTCTTGAGAATATCACTTGACCGTTCTTGTTT is from Desertibacillus haloalkaliphilus and encodes:
- the cysI gene encoding assimilatory sulfite reductase (NADPH) hemoprotein subunit — encoded protein: MVNKTLKAPDGRPSDVERIKEESDYLRGTLKESMLDQISSGISDDDNRLMKFHGSYLQDDRDLRNERQKQKLEPAYQFMLRVRTPGGVATPKQWLVMDDLAQKYGNGTLKLTTRQAFQMHGILKWNMKKTIQEIHASMLDTIAACGDVNRNVMCNPNPHQSEIHEEVYEWSKKLSDDLLPRTRAYHEIWLDEEKVAGTPDVEEAEPMYGPLYLPRKFKIGIAVPPSNDIDVYSQDLGYIAIVEDGKLIGFNVAIGGGMGMSHGDKQTYPQLAKVIGFCTPEQIYDVAEKVITIQRDYGNRSERKNARFKYTVDRLGLDNVKAELEERLGWSLAEAKPYHFDDNGDRYGWIKGINGRWHFTLFVEGGRIIDSDDYQLMTGLREIAKVHTGDFRLTANQNLVIANVTSQKKKKVNELIEQYGLTDGKKYSALRRSSMACVSLPTCGLAMAEAERYLPTLIDKIEAIVDENGLRDKEITIRMTGCPNGCARHALGEIGFIGKAPGKYNMYLGAAFDGSRLSKMYRENIGEEEILKELRVLLARYAKEREEGEHFGDFVIRAGVIKAVTDGTNFHD
- a CDS encoding assimilatory sulfite reductase (NADPH) flavoprotein subunit — its product is MQFQVINSPFNQEQAELLNRLVPTLTEAQKVWLSGYLAASQSNANVETTEVPSGESAPAQPPAQPVSKDVTILYGSQTGNAEGLAEQAGKTLEGRGFNVTVSSMSDFKPKNLKKLENLLIVVSTHGEGDPPDNALSFHEFLHGRRAPKLDGLRFSVLSLGDSSYEFFCQTGIDFDKRLEELGGKRLFKRVDCDVEFDEPAAKWIEGVRSELEGAQSQPTAEKSTTAPTTPQEPEVVYSRKNPFQAEVLENINLNGRGSDKETRHLELSLEGSGLSFEPGDTLGIFPENDPELVDLIIKEMKWDPSEKVTINKEGDVLPLSEALTSHFEITVLTKPLLRNAAEISDNGKLKELVAPGNEERLKDYLHGRDLLDFIRDFGPWKGTAEQFVTLLRKIPPRLYSIASSFAANPDEVHLTIGAVRYEAHGRERKGVCSVQCSERVEPGDTLPVYIQPNKHFNLPENPETPIIMVGPGTGVAPFRSFMQEREEMEIEGKSWMFFGDQHFVTDFLYQTEWQQWLKDGVLTRMDVAFSRDGDEKVYVQNRMQENSKELFAWLEEGAIVYVCGDKTHMARDVHQTLLEIIEKEGNMSQAQAEEYLAEMKQQKRYQRDIY
- a CDS encoding methyl-accepting chemotaxis protein → MNTLVSKQQKSGHVHFVRRVLQRMSLKSRLLLLFVSLLVLSISAVGISSYIKAKEMTMNNIENRLIREVELMGHIAENLKFLYVSDEDYFMQQLERNIRTQQQKLNEEGIDAEFFYITNDEVVPFELSAHQLPPLPESVLTTVKREMNGLIHETFNDGEEFTITFKEMQEIDGIYAVVVSTQSYMKTVNEMAEFMLITMGTSIILVTCILILFVRTLTSPLTVLRQTMKRVREGNLNHSIRIKTTLPEIVSLHKSYEAMMYHMRVVIQDLKETTAELERTGIGLQGTSEHVLDSSQQVIEAVNVVKEGAEQTASSSELSDKHFKDMNEKVEKITVTMGSVYVSSKDMNASATRGEKHIHQLIRVNEEFANEFDDMNQTIQKVKKYSFTISKVIGLIEDIAGQTKLLALNATIEAARAGESGRGFAVVASEVQKLAEQSTKATEEVTQSISLMEEATKEASEEFDSMLTMIKANQQRANDSKISFSELMSEIDGVSQHIQEMQQELTELESMLPELEQASHGVSSVSQETLASTEEMLAISDNQMEEMDRLHQQGIRLARLAKSLLSLAERFTVTERKE
- a CDS encoding chemotaxis protein CheX, producing MQDNHINAITRATKSILTSHLGVEVSMNEPVVIKDTSVPAKAISVILGVNGQLEGQIICSMEADTAKSIIGTMMGGMTIEAIDDMGWSAIQEFGNWIAGTTATELSKEACTIDVTPPVINEGSSKFRSAETFVSLPLESTIGAINVHVSIKQER
- a CDS encoding response regulator; translated protein: MASVLIVDDAAFMRMMIKDILTKNNYEVAGEAANGDEAVQKYEELKPDLVTMDITMPEKDGIEALKEIRKINPDAKIIMCSAMGQQSMVIDAIQSGAKDFIVKPFQADRVLEAIQKVLG
- a CDS encoding chemotaxis protein CheW; this encodes MANDSATKNELKVIVFQLKDEEYAIEVDYIQSIERMQPVTRIPRTFPYITGVMNLRGVITPIINLRKRFGIEEKPFDDATRILVISKEDIEIGFIVDGANDVIDIPNEKIEPTPEVVGGVEENYLRGVVKLDNRLFTLLNLEKILYE